A single Mercenaria mercenaria strain notata chromosome 9, MADL_Memer_1, whole genome shotgun sequence DNA region contains:
- the LOC123547187 gene encoding uncharacterized protein LOC123547187, with amino-acid sequence MAQLTEDQEKKLKLLFDNFDEDKSGSLNARELRKLAQLFDLNLTEQQVAAALDARDIDRDGVLDFDELKTIFAAFIRSTEDNQSEMIKAFETLLKKAGLGEDEPLTKKTLFKIQKGKGEDPMTKEDVAWLFSEFGRETTSKEELAALFCC; translated from the exons ATGGCACAGTTAACCGAGGATCAGGAAAAGAAACTCaaattattatttgataatttcgATGAAGACAAAAGCGGAAGTTTAAATGCTAGGGAGCTGCGTAAACTTGCACAATTATTTGATCTGAATCTTACAGAACAACAAGTAGCTGCCGCATTAGATGCGCGTGATATTGATAGGGACGGCGTTCTTGATTTTGACGAACTGAAAACAATATTTGCTGCTTTCATCAGAAGTACAGAG GACAACCAATCAGAGATGATTAAAGCCTTTGAAACGCTTCTGAAAAAAGCAGGCTTGGGAGAAGACGAGCCACTAACgaaaaaaacacttttcaaaattCAGAAG GGTAAAGGAGAAGATCCAATGACAAAGGAAGATGTGGCTTGGTTATTTTCAGAGTTTGGTAGAGAAACAACTAGCAAAGAGGAATTAGCCGCCCTTTTTTGCTGCTAA